GGCCATGGCCCTGCTGGAGGGGCTCCAGGATCACTGGCTCCGTCTGCACCTCAGAGACCGTGACCTCCTGGGCCTCCCCGGCTTCGACAGGGCTATGGCCCTGCTGGACGGGCTCCAGGATCACTGGCTCCGTCTGCACCTCAGAGACCGTGTCCTGCAAATGGTCCAACAGCTTCTGTGATGGGTGGGGAGCCCGAGCCTCAGTAACCCCCACTCCCTCAGCACCCCCTCCATGGAGCACATGTGAACCAACTGCTTGGGTAGGGTGTCCTAGCACCCAGTCTCActgcttcctgattccttttTCACTAACTCCCACAGGAAGGTGGGGATTCCTTGGAACAAGAGGTGTGGACCAGTTCTTTGCTGCTACAGGAACACTCTCCCAGCTGGCTGTATCTACAGTTTCGCAGTGCTCACCTGTAACCCGGGCAGTTCCAAGTCCAGGTCAGGGCCACCTAGAGGGTGGGAATGACCTCCCGGAGGCGACAGGTGCAGGAACAGGAGGAGCAGAAGTGCCCGGGTCAGCGCGGTCTGGTCCATGTCGAAGAGCCAGGCGGGGGTTACTGCTGCTGTGGCTGCTCAGAGCCCCGGTTGCAGTCCCACCTGTTGAGGTCCACAGGCGCTCTCCTGGCTTCCTGGGCAACCACAGCCTTTTATCCCCGTGCTGGGAGCAGGGTCTGTCCTGCCCTCCTGGGTTATCTGTGCTTTATCAGCTGCATTCCGACCCGCTGATCTCAGGGCCCAGGCATGCTCCCTTCAGGGTCTGGTACTAGTACTCCCTGGGGGTGGAGGCTGGGGAGGACAGGCCTTGTACAGAAATGGGCAGGGCCCGGACGGGAACTCGTGGTGGACACCAACAGGTTCCTTGTCTCTCctgattctttctttcctgcaaaAATCCAAGGGCCAAGGCATGGCTCCATCTCCTCCGCTCTCCACCCCCAAGCATTCCTGGAGAGGGTAGGAAGAACTCCAGCATCCTAAAGTTCGACGCTAGCGCGGGGAGCACGGTGACTCAGAGTGAGAACAACGCCAAACACCGGACAtctcccccacctcccctcccGCCTGTAACTCAGCAATTCGCCGGAGTTCCTACGCCCAGCCCGGCTGCGAGTACCGGAGCGCCGACCGCTGTCCGTGGTGCTGACCTCGAACTTTGCTCAAACTCTACTCATGAAGTCTGGTTCTCATGGGGTTTCCCGCCCAGAAAGACCTGCACGGGGCAGGGGCAAGAGATCTCTAAGACCCCTTCTCACCGTCTTACTCCCACTCCCCTCGAGCCTTACAGCACTGGGATGCTGACCCCCCCAATATCATCTAATTAAATGCCTGGGTATGACAAGGAACTTCTGGAATGTTGACCTTTCTTCTATCCCTTAAAGGGTAGAGCTGATTCGGCTGGAATTTTGAGAGGCAAGGCCCCTGAGATGAAGTCATCCAGGAATGCCTTCTATCGCTGGTCCTCCAGTTGCCAACACCTCCTCTCCTCCACCAACCAAGACACATGATGGAAAAAGAGGTGATGGGTGGAAGGATGGTTATCTATTTGGTGGGACAAGGTGTATGGAGAGTCCCCCCCAATTCCTCCTCCATA
This DNA window, taken from Elephas maximus indicus isolate mEleMax1 chromosome 3, mEleMax1 primary haplotype, whole genome shotgun sequence, encodes the following:
- the NPPB gene encoding natriuretic peptides B, which produces MDQTALTRALLLLLFLHLSPPGGHSHPLGGPDLDLELPGLQKLLDHLQDTVSEVQTEPVILEPVQQGHSPVEAGEAQEVSPMGVPQPQIPEAQGRLPSPKMMSDSGCFGGKMDRIGFHSRLRCNVLGSP